In Dermacentor variabilis isolate Ectoservices chromosome 11, ASM5094787v1, whole genome shotgun sequence, one genomic interval encodes:
- the LOC142563061 gene encoding uncharacterized protein LOC142563061 isoform X2 has product MVGAVAAWAMFAAMSCSYFRQLNLDQSLRIAVIFAIAVTLASSDNEQKIQFKTCPDHQDAKDIEITSAVARDMEVGKTISVDVTVVAKKEFKTDPKLSLTITTSNQIKLPCVFNVGSCTYKLCNGETPMEKFLGGVWDNKCPIAAKEYKKTVSYFIPAIAKVAIGDGRLHLRGEMMDGGKLVGCQEFDVALKV; this is encoded by the exons ATGGTGGGAGCCGTTGCTGCATGGGCCATGTTCGCGGCGATGTCTTGCAGCTACTTTCGCCAGCTAAATCTTGATCAGAGTCTGAGGATTGCAGTGATCTTCGCCATTGCCGTGACCCTCGCGTCCAGCGACAACGAACAAAAAATCCAATTTAAGACATGCCCAG ACCATCAGGACGCAAAGGATATCGAAATTACGAGCGCCGTAGCGAGAGACATGGAAGTCGGCAAAACCATCAGCGTCGACGTGACCGTCGTGGCCAAAAAGGAATTCAAGACGGATCCCAAGCTCTCCTTGACTATAACCACCTCGAACCAGATCAAACTACCCTGCGTGTTTAACGTGGGCTCCTG TACGTACAAGCTGTGCAACGGCGAAACGCCAATGGAGAAGTTTCTGGGCGGTGTCTGGGACAACAAATGCCCAATCGCGGCGAAGGAGTACAAGAAAACAGTCTCCTACTTCATACCAGCCATTGCAAAAGTGGCGATTGGG GACGGCCGTCTCCATTTGCGAGGAGAAATGATGGATGGAGGCAAGCTGGTCGGTTGTCAAGAGTTCGATGTTGCTCTCAAAGTGTAG
- the LOC142564044 gene encoding uncharacterized protein LOC142564044, whose amino-acid sequence MSTKMRLVFTAVVFVVALATSYAVEIDLHKPVQICSAQMLVDVVNNVCQTPLTAARRRRRSIRDSDEVIDGVTRIVRNTRPAMQKHSMKMSHTLVRDFANVCCYTPCLPSRFLDIC is encoded by the exons ATGAGCACCAAG ATGCGACTGGTCTTCACGGCTGTTGTATTCGTCGTGGCCCTGGCAACCAGCTACGCCGTCGAGATCGATCTCCACAAGCCGGTGCAAATCTGCTCGGCACAGATGCTGGTCGACGTTGTCAACAACGTCTGCCAGACGCCGCTAACGGCTGCTCGACGTCGCAGGAGGAGCATCCGCG ATTCTGACGAAGTGATTGATGGAGTCACGCGCATTGTGAGAAACACAAGGCCGGCCATGCAGAAGCACTCAATGAAAATGT CTCACACACTAGTGCGGGATTTTGCTAACGTCTGCTGCTACACGCCGTGCCTACCGTCCCGTTTCCTCGATATCTGCTGA
- the LOC142563061 gene encoding uncharacterized protein LOC142563061 isoform X1, with translation MELDFRGSTLSHMVGAVAAWAMFAAMSCSYFRQLNLDQSLRIAVIFAIAVTLASSDNEQKIQFKTCPDHQDAKDIEITSAVARDMEVGKTISVDVTVVAKKEFKTDPKLSLTITTSNQIKLPCVFNVGSCTYKLCNGETPMEKFLGGVWDNKCPIAAKEYKKTVSYFIPAIAKVAIGDGRLHLRGEMMDGGKLVGCQEFDVALKV, from the exons ATGGAATTGGATTTCCG TGGTTCGACCCTCAGTCACATGGTGGGAGCCGTTGCTGCATGGGCCATGTTCGCGGCGATGTCTTGCAGCTACTTTCGCCAGCTAAATCTTGATCAGAGTCTGAGGATTGCAGTGATCTTCGCCATTGCCGTGACCCTCGCGTCCAGCGACAACGAACAAAAAATCCAATTTAAGACATGCCCAG ACCATCAGGACGCAAAGGATATCGAAATTACGAGCGCCGTAGCGAGAGACATGGAAGTCGGCAAAACCATCAGCGTCGACGTGACCGTCGTGGCCAAAAAGGAATTCAAGACGGATCCCAAGCTCTCCTTGACTATAACCACCTCGAACCAGATCAAACTACCCTGCGTGTTTAACGTGGGCTCCTG TACGTACAAGCTGTGCAACGGCGAAACGCCAATGGAGAAGTTTCTGGGCGGTGTCTGGGACAACAAATGCCCAATCGCGGCGAAGGAGTACAAGAAAACAGTCTCCTACTTCATACCAGCCATTGCAAAAGTGGCGATTGGG GACGGCCGTCTCCATTTGCGAGGAGAAATGATGGATGGAGGCAAGCTGGTCGGTTGTCAAGAGTTCGATGTTGCTCTCAAAGTGTAG